A part of Ziziphus jujuba cultivar Dongzao chromosome 8, ASM3175591v1 genomic DNA contains:
- the LOC107413463 gene encoding cucumisin isoform X1, giving the protein MNYTQSIITTSSMAISWLFLFSLISTLLAIAHHSSADPHDRKVYVVYMGDKPKEEVSTSALHLNMLEKVISSNDIVPAESLLHSYKRSFNGFAAKLTKEEADKISGMKGVVSVFQSRKMKLHTTKSWDFIGFPQYVKRSKIESDVIIGVLDTGIWPESASFDDKGLGPPPSKWKGTCHASSNFTCNNKIIGAKYYKADKQFSETDIQSPRDSEGHGTHTASTAAGGIVKKASQLGFGFGTARGGVPSARIAVYKVGWSDGIDDADILAAYDDLIADGVDIVSASIGHSLPQDYFMDGLAVGSFHAMRKGILTSASAGNEGPKPATLTGFAPWLLSVAASTINRKFLTKVRLGNNKIFEGIHINPFDLKNKTFPLIYGLDASNSEVGVSGAYSRFCRRNSLDKKLVKGKIVYCDSDVDGQGPFLAGAAGFIGKGRVFGDLSFNLPLPGSYLNHNEASEVYKYLVTSSKPVATISRSEEVTDTQSPYVPSFSSRGPNPITPNILKPDIAAPGSLILAAWSPIAPSTELGVKGLGYNIISGTSMACPHATAAAAYVKSFHPKWSPAAIRSSLITTAKPMSSKINPEAEFAYGGGLINPTKAPYPGLVYDADELDYVKFLCGGGYSNDEILQFITGNDKLKCYKGSSRSATDLNYPSFALSIPPSQSITHVFHRTVTNVGSANSIYKAKVVAPKGLNVIVSPSVLSFTSIGEKESFSVKLKGNIDGIIASASLVWDDGTFQVRSPIVVYIAP; this is encoded by the exons ATGAATTATACCCAATCTATCATCACTACTTCTTCAATGGCTATTTCTTGGCTCTTCCTCTTTAGTCTCATTTCCACTCTGCTCGCCATTGCTCATCACTCATCTGCTGATCCACATGACCGgaag GTTTATGTTGTGTACATGGGTGACAAGCCAAAGGAGGAAGTATCCACGTCTGCTCTTCATCTAAATATGCTGGAAAAGGTCATAAGCAG CAATGATATTGTCCCAGCTGAATCTCTCCTCCATAGCTACAAAAGGAGTTTCAATGGTTTTGCTGCCAAGCTCACAAAGGAAGAAGCAGATAAAATATCTG GAATGAAGGGTGTAGTGTCAGTGTTCCAAAGTCGAAAGATGAAGCTCCATACAACAAAGTCATGGGATTTCATTGGATTTCCACAGTATGTCAAGAGAAGCAAAATCGAAAGCGACGTCATCATAGGAGTGCTTGACACTGGAATTTGGCCAGAATCTGCTAGCTTTGATGACAAAGGATTGGGTCCACCACCTTCCAAATGGAAGGGCACTTGCCATGCCTCGTCCAACTTTACTTGTAACAA CAAAATTATCGGAGCAAAGTACTACAAAGCCGATAAACAATTTTCAGAAACCGATATACAATCACCAAGAGATTCAGAAGGCCATGGGACACACACAGCATCTACAGCAGCCGGAGGAATAGTGAAAAAAGCAAGTCAGTTGGGATTTGGGTTTGGGACCGCGAGAGGAGGAGTTCCATCAGCTCGTATTGCTGTCTATAAAGTAGGCTGGTCTGACGGCATTGATGATGCTGACATTCTTGCAGCGTACGATGATTTAATTGCCGACGGCGTTGATATAGTCTCGGCTTCTATTGGACATTCATTGCCTCAAGATTATTTCATGGATGGATTGGCAGTTGGATCCTTTCATGCTATGAGAAAAGGAATACTGACGTCTGCCTCTGCTGGTAATGAAGGTCCAAAACCTGCCACTCTCACAGGCTTTGCACCTTGGCTTCTTTCTGTTGCTGCTTCCACTATAAATCGAAAGTTTTTGACCAAGGTTCGGTTGGGTAACAACAAGATTTTTGAG GGTATTCATATAAACCCATTTGACCTCAAGAATAAAACATTTCCCTTAATATATGGTTTAGACGCATCAAACAGCGAAGTCGGTGTTAGTGGGGCTTATTCCAG ATTTTGCCGCAGAAACTCGTTGGACAAAAAATTGGTGAAGGGTAAAATTGTTTATTGCGATAGCGATGTGGATGGACAAGGACCATTTCTGGCTGGTGCTGCTGGTTTTATAGGTAAAGGCAGAGTTTTTGGAGATTTAAGTTTCAATCTGCCTTTGCCTGGATCTTACCTTAATCATAACGAAGCTAGTGAAGTTTACAAGTATCTTGTAACCAGCag CAAGCCGGTTGCAACGATATCTAGAAGTGAGGAGGTTACTGATACACAGTCCCCTTACGTACCCTCCTTTTCATCAAGAGGTCCAAATCCAATCACTCCCAATATTCTCAAA CCAGATATAGCGGCCCCTGGATCTCTAATTCTAGCAGCGTGGTCTCCCATAGCTCCAAGTACAGAATTAGGTGTTAAAGGATTGGGGTATAATATAATTTCAGGAACATCAATGGCTTGCCCACATGCTACTGCTGCGGCTGCATATGTCAAATCATTCCATCCTAAGTGGTCTCCTGCTGCTATCAGATCCTCCCTTATCACTACTG CTAAGCCCATGAGTTCCAAGATCAACCCTGAAGCCGAATTTGCATATGGTGGTGGCCTAATAAACCCCACCAAGGCTCCTTATCCTGGTTTGGTTTATGATGCTGATGAGCTTGACTATGTAAAGTTTTTGTGTGGAGGAGGCTACTCTAATGATGAAATTTTGCAGTTTATAACAGGGAATGATAAACTCAAGTGTTACAAAGGGAGCAGTAGATCAGCCACTGACCTAAATTATCCTTCCTTTGCTCTTTCAATCCCACCTTCACAATCAATCACTCATGTATTTCATAGGACAGTTACAAATGTTGGATCAGCAAATTCCATTTATAAAGCTAAAGTGGTTGCCCCGAAAGGACTGAATGTAATCGTTAGCCCTAGCGTTTTATCGTTCACATCTATTGGCGAAAAGGAATCATTTTCCGTCAAGCTGAAAGGGAACATAGATGGAATAATTGCCTCTGCTTCTTTGGTGTGGGATGATGGCACTTTCCAAGTGAGGAGCCCCATCGTTGTCTATATTGCCCCATGA
- the LOC107413463 gene encoding cucumisin isoform X2 codes for MKGVVSVFQSRKMKLHTTKSWDFIGFPQYVKRSKIESDVIIGVLDTGIWPESASFDDKGLGPPPSKWKGTCHASSNFTCNNKIIGAKYYKADKQFSETDIQSPRDSEGHGTHTASTAAGGIVKKASQLGFGFGTARGGVPSARIAVYKVGWSDGIDDADILAAYDDLIADGVDIVSASIGHSLPQDYFMDGLAVGSFHAMRKGILTSASAGNEGPKPATLTGFAPWLLSVAASTINRKFLTKVRLGNNKIFEGIHINPFDLKNKTFPLIYGLDASNSEVGVSGAYSRFCRRNSLDKKLVKGKIVYCDSDVDGQGPFLAGAAGFIGKGRVFGDLSFNLPLPGSYLNHNEASEVYKYLVTSSKPVATISRSEEVTDTQSPYVPSFSSRGPNPITPNILKPDIAAPGSLILAAWSPIAPSTELGVKGLGYNIISGTSMACPHATAAAAYVKSFHPKWSPAAIRSSLITTAKPMSSKINPEAEFAYGGGLINPTKAPYPGLVYDADELDYVKFLCGGGYSNDEILQFITGNDKLKCYKGSSRSATDLNYPSFALSIPPSQSITHVFHRTVTNVGSANSIYKAKVVAPKGLNVIVSPSVLSFTSIGEKESFSVKLKGNIDGIIASASLVWDDGTFQVRSPIVVYIAP; via the exons ATGAAGGGTGTAGTGTCAGTGTTCCAAAGTCGAAAGATGAAGCTCCATACAACAAAGTCATGGGATTTCATTGGATTTCCACAGTATGTCAAGAGAAGCAAAATCGAAAGCGACGTCATCATAGGAGTGCTTGACACTGGAATTTGGCCAGAATCTGCTAGCTTTGATGACAAAGGATTGGGTCCACCACCTTCCAAATGGAAGGGCACTTGCCATGCCTCGTCCAACTTTACTTGTAACAA CAAAATTATCGGAGCAAAGTACTACAAAGCCGATAAACAATTTTCAGAAACCGATATACAATCACCAAGAGATTCAGAAGGCCATGGGACACACACAGCATCTACAGCAGCCGGAGGAATAGTGAAAAAAGCAAGTCAGTTGGGATTTGGGTTTGGGACCGCGAGAGGAGGAGTTCCATCAGCTCGTATTGCTGTCTATAAAGTAGGCTGGTCTGACGGCATTGATGATGCTGACATTCTTGCAGCGTACGATGATTTAATTGCCGACGGCGTTGATATAGTCTCGGCTTCTATTGGACATTCATTGCCTCAAGATTATTTCATGGATGGATTGGCAGTTGGATCCTTTCATGCTATGAGAAAAGGAATACTGACGTCTGCCTCTGCTGGTAATGAAGGTCCAAAACCTGCCACTCTCACAGGCTTTGCACCTTGGCTTCTTTCTGTTGCTGCTTCCACTATAAATCGAAAGTTTTTGACCAAGGTTCGGTTGGGTAACAACAAGATTTTTGAG GGTATTCATATAAACCCATTTGACCTCAAGAATAAAACATTTCCCTTAATATATGGTTTAGACGCATCAAACAGCGAAGTCGGTGTTAGTGGGGCTTATTCCAG ATTTTGCCGCAGAAACTCGTTGGACAAAAAATTGGTGAAGGGTAAAATTGTTTATTGCGATAGCGATGTGGATGGACAAGGACCATTTCTGGCTGGTGCTGCTGGTTTTATAGGTAAAGGCAGAGTTTTTGGAGATTTAAGTTTCAATCTGCCTTTGCCTGGATCTTACCTTAATCATAACGAAGCTAGTGAAGTTTACAAGTATCTTGTAACCAGCag CAAGCCGGTTGCAACGATATCTAGAAGTGAGGAGGTTACTGATACACAGTCCCCTTACGTACCCTCCTTTTCATCAAGAGGTCCAAATCCAATCACTCCCAATATTCTCAAA CCAGATATAGCGGCCCCTGGATCTCTAATTCTAGCAGCGTGGTCTCCCATAGCTCCAAGTACAGAATTAGGTGTTAAAGGATTGGGGTATAATATAATTTCAGGAACATCAATGGCTTGCCCACATGCTACTGCTGCGGCTGCATATGTCAAATCATTCCATCCTAAGTGGTCTCCTGCTGCTATCAGATCCTCCCTTATCACTACTG CTAAGCCCATGAGTTCCAAGATCAACCCTGAAGCCGAATTTGCATATGGTGGTGGCCTAATAAACCCCACCAAGGCTCCTTATCCTGGTTTGGTTTATGATGCTGATGAGCTTGACTATGTAAAGTTTTTGTGTGGAGGAGGCTACTCTAATGATGAAATTTTGCAGTTTATAACAGGGAATGATAAACTCAAGTGTTACAAAGGGAGCAGTAGATCAGCCACTGACCTAAATTATCCTTCCTTTGCTCTTTCAATCCCACCTTCACAATCAATCACTCATGTATTTCATAGGACAGTTACAAATGTTGGATCAGCAAATTCCATTTATAAAGCTAAAGTGGTTGCCCCGAAAGGACTGAATGTAATCGTTAGCCCTAGCGTTTTATCGTTCACATCTATTGGCGAAAAGGAATCATTTTCCGTCAAGCTGAAAGGGAACATAGATGGAATAATTGCCTCTGCTTCTTTGGTGTGGGATGATGGCACTTTCCAAGTGAGGAGCCCCATCGTTGTCTATATTGCCCCATGA
- the LOC107413428 gene encoding probable disease resistance protein At4g27220, translating to MTSTAAIGIAAIAKIITGYTVVPICHQLGYLFQHKRNVGNLTTTIQDLNLVEKRIQELVACATRNGDEIHEDTKEWLKKVDEITKQAETFLEDEIHAKIGCCSVRGLLFLNLVPRYRLSKKANKMSISAVTIKEEAKSDNISYRPHLRSDFTNRSYIEFESRKEIVTEIMAALEDGNVRMIGVHGLPGIGKTTLVKEISARTLDKKLFSDSVLVTVSNIPDVEQIQKAIAERLDLKLDKETIPERALLLQNRLKLEKKFLVILDDVWNELKLEDVGIVFRGDEKGCKILLTSRFERVLSTKMGADKIFQVGLLEEAEALNWFNHLVAKSVEKESEFLHLGTKIVNECACLPIAIETIAGTLKDRELPFWRTAWRQLQRSNLAAIDDDMDKKVHYPIELCYNYLGDEERLLLLLCGLHEEDESISIENLMRYGVGKGMFKDVDTLQSARDTVESLVFKIKDRSLLLDGNYHRTVKLHDVIRDVVISIARKSCMHSFTNAAEVNRLERKALEDSKAISLPNGYVPQLLHGGLEYKQLELIWMWRNKPSQVPDNFFEKTKKLRVLHLSYYLHLEKLPLSLSSLGDLRTLRLHGHHLEDIALIGELKNLEILDLSSSDIKELPAGIRQLTRLRMMDLHDCTQLEFIQPNVLSNLTSLEELYVERSFKKWDELQGVNGDKRNVSLNELKHLDKLTTLHLEIVDVKVLPKDLFSGKTLEQYKIAIGCELTSQLIENSSRCLELSLYENRPFQEHGLEMLLESTQILALNGIGFIGVDNIVYELDKAGFPELKLFQLKNNRMVHCLINSMEQNHPCSVFGSLEILHLSNLKNLEKICDGELTKESFKRLRIIEVQNCDRLQNLLPFSISKLEEIEIRNCNMMEEIIVSHEEGDNSKEVIGNFPKLCFLRLIKVPRLKSFCSKLNTANTSEKGKQPVDVDPVMTLFSGKLVFVPILKELELSNCNDLTRIWDHQILPSCSSSFLNLRKLLVKDCGSLEYLFSSAMATSFVQLRFLEIRGCGAMKEILRNSEKMDKMSFPKLDFLQIYGLRHLEAFSSEIYIDFPVLTTLSIRYCPEFTTFVSKSEVEKLPCLFNEQVAFPSLQSVTIRGMNKSKIIANNADVFGNLEEVEVRNCNNLMKIFTSSMQRSLRSLRRLDISSCEMVEEVFEIQTSSVEEITQDTVPSQLISLSLSRLRKLEYVWGKDPRGTLTFTHLEDVAVFDCPSLKSIFPLSIAKGLLKLRNLHLSHCGIQQIVEAVGTNAPVPPEFVFPQLQEMNLTHLENLVCFYPGLHTSSWPSLTSLIVEKCDKVKVLASELSSFQENHVLHYHDSSPIQQPLIFTKFDPFPNLEKLELSKCNLEKIWDGELQPNSRSFRKLTSLHVECCGFLKYLFSSAEAANFEQLCALEIKDCMMMEEIMSKNEKVDEVQFNKLSRLNLKNLPNLISFSSEVFVEFPLLTEISINNEDCPKFKTFVSKLEGKD from the exons ATGACCAGTACTGCGGCGATCGGTATAGCTGCAATTGCTAAAATAATTACTGGCTACACAGTCGTACCAATTTGCCATCAGCTAGGTTATCTGTTTCAACACAAACGTAACGTAGGCAACCTGACAACAACAATCCAGGATCTGAATCTTGTGGAAAAAAGGATACAGGAATTGGTTGCTTGTGCTACAAGAAATGGTGATGAAATCCATGAAGATACCAAGGAGTGGCTAAAGAAAGTAGATGAAATCACAAAGCAAGCTGAGACGTTTTTAGAAGATGAAATCCATGCAAAGATAGGGTGCTGTAGTGTGAGGGGGTTGTTGTTCCTGAATTTGGTGCCACGGTATCGACTAAGTAAGAAAGCTAACAAGATGAGCATCTCTGCTGTTACAATCAAAGAGGAGGCAAAGTCTGACAACATTTCTTACCGTCCCCATCTCCGAAGTGATTTTACAAATAGAAGTTACATAGAATTTGAATCAAGAAAGGAAATTGTGACTGAAATTATGGCGGCACTTGAAGATGGTAATGTCCGAATGATTGGGGTACATGGCCTTCCTGGTATAGGTAAAACCACACTTGTGAAAGAAATTTCTGCAAGGACGTTAGACAAGAAGCTATTCAGTGATTCTGTTCTGGTCACTGTTTCAAATATTCCAGATGTTGAACAGATTCAAAAAGCAATTGCAGAAAGGCTAGATCTCAAACTCGATAAGGAAACCATACCTGAAAGGGCACTTTTGCTACAAAATAGATTGAAGCTTGAGAAGAAGTTCTTGGTAATTCTAGACGATGTTTGGAATGAACTTAAGCTTGAAGACGTTGGAATAGTTTTCAGAGGTGACGAGAAAGGATGCAAGATATTATTAACCTCCAGATTTGAACGAGTGTTGTCTACTAAAATGGGTGCTGACAAGATATTCCAAGTTGGACTCTTAGAAGAGGCTGAAGCATTGAACTGGTTCAACCATTTAGTGGCTAAATCGGTTGAGAAAGAGTCTGAATTTCTACATTTGGGAACTAAAATTGTTAATGAATGTGCATGTCTTCCAATTGCCATTGAAACAATTGCTGGTACGCTGAAAGATCGTGAATTGCCTTTTTGGAGGACTGCCTGGAGACAACTACAGAGATCTAACCTAGCAGCTATCGATGATGACATGGATAAGAAAGTACACTATCCTATCGAACTATGTTATAATTATTTAGGAGATGAAGAAAGGTTATTACTTTTGCTTTGTGGTTTGCATGAAGAAGATGAAAGCATATCAATAGAGAATTTGATGAGATATGGTGTGGGAAAGGGCATGTTTAAAGATGTTGATACATTGCAAAGTGCAAGAGATACAGTGGAGAGCCTAGTCTTTAAGATAAAAGATCGTTCTTTGTTGTTGGATGGCAACTATCACCGTACTGTAAAATTGCACGATGTCATCCGTGACGTTGTTATCTCAATTGCTAGAAAAAGTTGTATGCACTCTTTTACAAATGCTGCTGAGGTAAATCGGCTTGAAAGGAAAGCTCTTGAAGACTCAAAGGCGATTTCACTGCCTAATGGTTATGTGCCCCAGCTACTTCATGGAGGGTTGGAATATAAACAGCTCGAGTTAATTTGGATGTGGCGAAATAAACCTTCCCAAGTCCCAgataatttctttgaaaagaCAAAAAAGCTTAGAGTTTTACATCTGTCTTATTATTTACATTTGGAGAAATTACCTTTGTCTTTGAGTTCTCTGGGAGATCTCCGCACATTGCGTTTGCATGGTCATCATCTGGAAGACATAGCTTTAATTGGAGAGCTCAAAAACTTGGAAATTCTTGACCTTTCATCGTCTGATATCAAGGAATTACCAGCAGGAATCAGACAACTTACCCGTTTACGCATGATGGATTTGCATGATTGTACTCAACTTGAATTCATTCAACCCAATGTCTTATCAAATTTGACATCTTTAGAAGAGTTGTATGTGGAAAGGAGTTTCAAGAAATGGGATGAGCTTCAAGGAGTCAACGGGGACAAAAGAAATGTCAGTCTTAATGAGCTAAAACATTTGGATAAACTGACCACTTTACATTTAGAAATAGTTGACGTCAAGGTGCTGCCAAAAGATTTATTCAGTGGGAAAACATTGGAACAATATAAGATTGCTATAGGATGTGAATTGACAAGCCAGCTCATTGAAAATTCTTCAAGATGTTTGGAACTCAGCCTTTATGAAAACAGACCATTTCAAGAGCATGGTCTTGAAATGTTGTTGGAGAGCACTCAAATATTGGCTTTAAATGGAATTGGATTTATTGGTGTGGATAATATTGTCTATGAATTAGACAAAGCTGGTTTTCCAGAATTAAAGCTCtttcaattgaaaaataatcggATGGTCCACTGCTTGATTAACTCGATGGAGCAAAATCATCCTTGTAGTGTGTTTGGCAGCTTGGAAATATTGCACCTTAGCAATTTGAAAAATCTCGAGAAGATATGTGATGGGGAACTCACAAAAGAATCATTTAAAAGATTGAGAATCATAGAAGTACAAAATTGTGACAGATTGCAGAATCTTCTGCCATTCTCCATCAGCAAGCTGGAGGAAATTGAAATAAGAAATTGCAACATGATGGAGGAGATCATAGTTTCTCATGAAGAAGGAGACAACAGCAAGGAAGTTATTGGAAATTTTCCTAAATTGTGCTTCTTGAGGTTGATAAAGGTTCCAAGGCTTAAAAGTTTCTGCTCCAAATTGAATACAGCTAATACGTCTGAAAAGGGAAAGCAGCCAGTGGATGTAGATCCTGTCATGACTCTGTTCAGTGGGAAG TTGGTTTTTGTCCCCATTTTGAAGGAATTGGAGTTGTCCAATTGCAATGATTTAACAAGAATATGGGATCATCAGATTCTACCAAGCTGTTCTTCCTCTTTTCTCAACTTAAGAAAATTGCTCGTAAAGGACTGCGGTTCTCTGGAATATCTATTTTCATCTGCTATGGCAACTAGTTTTGTGCAACTTAGATTCCTTGAGATACGTGGTTGTGGGGCTATGAAAGAAATTCTGAGAAATAGTGAAAAGATGGACAAGATGTCGTTTCCCAAGCTAGATTTTCTTCAGATTTATGGTCTTCGACACCTCGAAGCGTTCTCCTCTGAAATTTACATCGACTTTCCAGTTTTAACTACACTTTCCATACGGTACTGCCCTGAATTTACGACTTTCGTTTCCAAGTCTGAAGTTGAAAAGCTGCCTTGTCTATTCAACGAACAG GTTGCCTTCCCCAGCTTGCAGTCTGTGACCATTAGAGGCATGAATAAATCGAAGATAATAGCAAATAATGCAGACGTATTTGGCAATTTGGAAGAGGTAGAGGTTCGTAACTGCAACAATCTAATGAAGATATTTACATCTAGTATGCAGAGATCACTCAGAAGTCTAAGAAGGTTGGACATAAGTAGTTGCGAAATGGTGGAAGAGGTATTCGAAATCCAAACGTCGAGTGTTGAAGAAATTACACAAGACACAGTACCCTCTCAGTTGATTTCTTTGAGTTTGAGCCGTTTACGAAAACTGGAGTATGTGTGGGGCAAAGATCCTCGAGGAACTCTTACCTTCACACATCTTGAGGATGTTGCAGTTTTCGACTGTCCAAGTCTGAAATCAATATTTCCACTTTCCATTGCCAAAGGTCTTTTGAAACTTCGAAATCTACATCTTTCTCATTGTGGGATAcaacaaattgttgaagctgtgggGACTAATGCACCAGTACCGCCTGAGTTTGTTTTCCCTCAATTGCAAGAAATGAATTTGACCCATTTGGAAAATCTGGTGTGTTTCTATCCAGGACTGCACACCTCAAGTTGGCCTTCATTGACAAGTCTAATTGTGGAGAAATGTGACAAAGTGAAGGTTTTGGCATCAGAATTGTCCAGCTTTCAAGAAAATCATGTGCTTCATTATCATGATAGTAGTCCAATCCAACAACCGTTAATTTTCACCAAG TTTGATCCTTTTCCCAATTTAGAGAAGTTGGAACTGTCGAAATGCAATTTGGAGAAGATATGGGATGGCGAGCTTCAGCCAAATTCTCGTTCTTTTCGCAAGCTAACAAGTTTGCACGTGGAATGTTGTGGATTTCTGAAATATCTATTTTCTTCGGCTGAAGCAGCCAATTTTGAACAACTTTGTGCTCTTGAGATAAAAGATTgcatgatgatggaagaaataaTGAGTAAGAATGAAAAGGTGGATGAGGTGCAATTCAATAAACTAAGTCGTCTCAACTTAAAAAATCTTCCAAACCTCATCTCATTCTCATCTGAAGTTTTCGTTGAGTTTCCATTGTTAACTGAAATTTCCATTAACAATGAAGATTGCCCTAAGTTTAAGACTTTTGTTTCCAAATTGGAAGGGAAGGATTGA